The following are encoded together in the Streptomyces sp. NBC_00341 genome:
- a CDS encoding DUF2264 domain-containing protein, whose product MNRTPAEDRAHWERTADRMLLAVRPYATDEHALISLPGVPSHNGAHSDGLEGFARTFLLAGFRLAGAGGADPLDLAGWYAAGLAAGTDPANPERWPTFAERGQAKVEAASIAIALHETRPWIWDRLDDRVRQRVLDWLAPMVGDPMPGNNWIWFQGVTEAFARTAGGQWRQQDLDRVIALTDGWYAGEGWYSDGLTGAAHRNFDHYNGWAMHLYPLWFCRILGDAAPAGLLDRYRTRLHRFLADQRLLIGGNGSPLVHGRSLTYRHAALAPLWTGALFDATPLAPGETRALAGRMLDHFTDHGATDEHGLLTLGWHRPFRGILQGYSGPASPYWASKGFIGLALPPEHPVWTEAAPPLPVEQGDFTRTLTAPGWLVSGTAADGVVRVVNHGGDHADPARPHADDPGYARFAYSTHTAPETPGDPTVPGGSADAEPLDNAVVLLDAAGRASHRRPAERISIDGATAVSRSRAHWPKDATWDVFGGPDTPYTLGPWITTGSALRGSVEVRAVRVDGCAEDRADGGAAAGHRLRVGGWALAVDPRSGAGAATVEGAAARVEGADGLVSVVIGAHGLPRAASVAGAGSNALGGTSATPVVATEGPVTDGAIHVALVHLGGTGPGALPQVTTRAEGDALLADVTWADGAHDTIRLPAPDDSAYDPWKDQLRA is encoded by the coding sequence ATGAACCGCACCCCCGCAGAGGACCGCGCCCACTGGGAGCGCACCGCAGACCGGATGCTGCTCGCCGTACGGCCGTACGCCACCGACGAGCACGCCCTGATCAGCCTGCCCGGCGTCCCGAGCCACAACGGCGCGCACAGCGACGGGCTCGAAGGCTTCGCCCGCACCTTCCTGCTGGCCGGATTCCGGCTGGCGGGAGCGGGCGGAGCCGACCCGCTCGACCTCGCCGGCTGGTACGCCGCGGGCCTGGCCGCGGGCACCGACCCCGCGAACCCGGAGCGCTGGCCCACCTTCGCCGAACGCGGCCAGGCGAAGGTCGAGGCCGCGTCGATCGCGATCGCCCTGCACGAGACCCGGCCGTGGATCTGGGACCGCCTCGACGACCGGGTCCGGCAGCGGGTCCTGGACTGGCTGGCGCCCATGGTGGGCGACCCGATGCCGGGCAACAACTGGATCTGGTTCCAGGGCGTCACCGAGGCGTTCGCCCGCACGGCCGGCGGACAGTGGCGCCAGCAGGACCTCGACCGGGTCATCGCCCTCACCGACGGCTGGTACGCGGGCGAGGGCTGGTACTCGGACGGGCTCACCGGCGCCGCCCACCGCAACTTCGACCACTACAACGGCTGGGCCATGCACCTGTACCCGCTGTGGTTCTGCCGCATCCTCGGCGACGCCGCGCCCGCCGGACTCCTCGACCGCTACCGGACCAGGCTGCACCGCTTCCTGGCGGACCAGCGGCTCCTGATCGGCGGCAACGGCTCACCGCTCGTCCACGGCCGCTCCCTCACCTACCGGCACGCCGCGCTCGCCCCGCTGTGGACCGGCGCACTGTTCGACGCCACACCGCTCGCGCCGGGGGAGACCCGGGCGCTCGCCGGCCGGATGCTGGACCACTTCACCGACCACGGCGCCACCGACGAGCACGGCCTGCTGACACTCGGCTGGCACCGGCCCTTCCGCGGCATTTTGCAGGGGTACTCGGGCCCCGCGTCCCCGTACTGGGCGAGCAAGGGGTTCATCGGCCTCGCCCTGCCGCCCGAGCACCCGGTGTGGACCGAGGCGGCGCCCCCGCTGCCCGTCGAACAGGGCGACTTCACGCGGACCCTGACCGCGCCCGGCTGGCTCGTCTCCGGCACCGCCGCCGACGGGGTCGTCCGCGTCGTCAACCACGGCGGCGACCACGCGGACCCGGCCCGCCCGCACGCCGACGACCCCGGCTACGCCCGCTTCGCCTACTCGACGCACACCGCCCCTGAGACCCCCGGCGACCCCACCGTCCCCGGCGGCAGCGCGGACGCGGAGCCGCTCGACAACGCGGTCGTCCTGCTGGACGCGGCGGGACGCGCCTCGCACCGGCGCCCCGCGGAAAGGATCTCCATCGACGGGGCCACGGCCGTCTCCCGGTCCCGCGCGCACTGGCCGAAGGATGCGACCTGGGACGTCTTCGGCGGGCCCGACACCCCCTACACCCTGGGCCCCTGGATCACCACGGGGTCGGCCCTGCGGGGGTCCGTCGAGGTGCGCGCCGTACGGGTCGACGGCTGTGCCGAGGACCGTGCGGACGGCGGCGCGGCGGCCGGTCACCGGCTGCGTGTCGGTGGCTGGGCGCTGGCCGTCGATCCCCGCTCCGGGGCCGGCGCCGCAACCGTGGAGGGGGCCGCGGCCCGGGTCGAGGGAGCCGACGGGCTGGTCTCCGTCGTCATCGGGGCACACGGGCTGCCCCGCGCGGCCTCGGTGGCCGGAGCCGGCTCCAACGCCCTCGGAGGCACCTCCGCCACCCCGGTCGTGGCGACCGAGGGACCCGTCACAGACGGCGCGATCCACGTCGCCCTCGTCCACCTCGGCGGCACCGGCCCCGGCGCCCTGCCCCAGGTCACCACCCGCGCCGAGGGCGACGCCCTGCTCGCGGACGTCACCTGGGCCGACGGCGCGCACGACACCATCCGGCTGCCCGCCCCCGACGACTCCGCGTACGACCCCTGGAAGGACCAGCTCCGTGCATGA
- a CDS encoding alpha-mannosidase has protein sequence MHDDRRIIEARIRKLLDRVVRPAVYSAVRPLALSAWRVDGEPVPVAEALGADYEPFTVGDAWGSPWQTTWMRARTDIPGDWSGRRVEAVFDLDFDLSKGPGGQAEGLVHDGLGTPLQGLHPYNRSVLLDDSAAGGATVDLLIELAANPPIVGSAGLHLHHGSLETAGNAPLYHLKQADIAVREEDVWHLVHDIEVLDELMHELPLSSTRRHEILYALRHAADAVDPADVAGTAARARGLLADVLSRPAHASAHTLSAVGHAHIDSAWLWPVRETVRKCARTFTNMTTLAQEYPELVFACSSAQQYAWMKQQRPDIYARMKKAAADGNWVPVGGMWVEADGNLPGGEALARQLVYGRRFFAEEFGVDQPGIWLPDSFGYTAAYPQLARLAGAEWFLTQKLSWNETNRLPHHTFEWEGIDGSRIFTHCPPVDSYNASLTARENAHAEGNFSDKGVATRSLVPFGYGDGGGGPSRSMLEKARRLRDLEGSPKVVVESPDAFFEAARAEREGARLPVWRGELYLENHRGTYTSQARTKRGNRRSEALLREAELWAATAAVRSGAPYPYERLESLWQRVLLNQFHDILPGSSIAWVHQQAEREYGGIHAELETLIADAAERLPGRPALLNAGPYARREVAVLAGDPGFPGAQRLADGRTAVLAETGPLASGGAAEAREPVTARAQDGGFVLDNGVLTVVVDRRGLVTSVYDHAARREAIAPGAVGNLLQLHPDDPNLWSAWNIDSYYRDVVHDVDTCESVALADEGPLLASVRVERVHGDSRFVQHIELAAESRQVTVRNDIDWQERDTVLKAAWPLDVHAERESAEIQFGHVQRPTHENTSWDAARFELWAHRWVHVGERRWGAALLTDSTYGHDVRRDTRQDGGTTTTLRLTLLRSPHSPDPQADRGTHRFGYALLAGAGIEEAVAGGYALNLPLRAAPAETAALVTLDTTDVVVESVKLADDRSGDVVVRLYEACGGAVRAGLSAGFPLAGAQDCDLLEQPERELAPEDGAVALAFRPFQIRTLRLRPAARK, from the coding sequence GTGCATGACGACCGCCGGATCATCGAGGCCCGGATCCGCAAGCTGCTCGACCGGGTCGTTCGCCCCGCCGTCTACAGCGCCGTACGCCCGCTGGCCCTGAGCGCCTGGCGCGTGGACGGCGAGCCCGTCCCCGTCGCCGAGGCACTGGGCGCCGACTACGAGCCCTTCACGGTCGGTGACGCCTGGGGCAGCCCCTGGCAGACGACCTGGATGCGGGCCCGCACCGACATTCCCGGCGACTGGTCGGGGCGCCGCGTGGAGGCGGTCTTCGACCTCGACTTCGACCTGTCCAAGGGGCCCGGCGGCCAGGCCGAGGGCCTGGTCCACGACGGCCTGGGCACGCCACTCCAGGGCCTGCACCCGTACAACCGCAGCGTGCTCCTCGACGACTCCGCCGCCGGAGGCGCCACCGTCGACCTGCTGATCGAGCTGGCCGCCAACCCGCCGATCGTCGGCAGCGCCGGACTCCACCTGCACCACGGCTCCCTGGAGACCGCCGGAAACGCTCCGCTCTACCACCTCAAGCAGGCCGACATCGCGGTGCGCGAGGAAGACGTGTGGCACCTCGTCCACGACATCGAAGTGCTCGACGAGCTGATGCACGAGCTGCCGCTCAGCTCCACCAGGCGCCACGAGATCCTCTACGCCCTGCGCCACGCCGCCGACGCCGTGGACCCGGCGGATGTCGCCGGAACGGCGGCGCGGGCCAGGGGGCTCCTGGCCGACGTGCTGTCCCGGCCCGCGCACGCCTCCGCGCACACCCTCTCCGCCGTCGGCCACGCACACATCGACTCGGCATGGCTGTGGCCGGTGCGCGAGACCGTACGCAAGTGCGCGCGCACCTTCACCAACATGACCACCCTCGCCCAGGAATACCCCGAGCTGGTCTTCGCCTGCTCCTCCGCCCAGCAGTACGCGTGGATGAAGCAACAGCGCCCGGACATCTACGCCCGGATGAAGAAGGCGGCGGCCGACGGCAACTGGGTCCCGGTCGGCGGCATGTGGGTCGAGGCGGACGGAAACCTGCCGGGCGGTGAGGCGCTCGCCCGCCAACTCGTCTACGGGCGGCGCTTCTTCGCCGAGGAGTTCGGCGTGGATCAGCCCGGGATCTGGCTGCCCGACTCGTTCGGGTACACCGCCGCCTACCCGCAGCTCGCCAGACTGGCGGGCGCCGAGTGGTTCCTCACCCAGAAGCTCTCCTGGAACGAGACGAACCGGCTGCCCCACCACACCTTCGAATGGGAGGGCATCGACGGCTCGCGCATCTTCACCCACTGCCCGCCCGTCGACAGCTACAACGCCTCACTGACGGCCAGGGAGAACGCCCACGCAGAGGGCAACTTCAGCGACAAGGGCGTCGCCACCCGCTCCCTCGTCCCGTTCGGCTACGGGGACGGCGGCGGCGGCCCCAGCCGCTCGATGCTGGAGAAGGCGCGCCGACTGCGCGACCTCGAAGGCTCACCGAAGGTCGTGGTCGAATCACCCGACGCCTTCTTCGAGGCGGCGCGCGCCGAACGCGAGGGCGCGCGACTGCCCGTCTGGCGCGGCGAGTTGTACCTGGAGAACCATCGCGGCACCTACACCAGCCAGGCCCGCACCAAGCGGGGCAACCGGCGCAGCGAGGCGCTGCTGCGCGAGGCCGAGCTGTGGGCGGCCACCGCCGCCGTACGGTCCGGCGCGCCCTACCCGTACGAACGGCTCGAATCGCTGTGGCAGCGGGTCCTGCTCAACCAGTTCCACGACATCCTGCCGGGCTCGTCCATCGCCTGGGTGCACCAGCAGGCCGAGCGGGAGTACGGCGGGATCCACGCCGAACTGGAGACGCTGATCGCAGACGCGGCCGAGCGGCTGCCGGGCCGGCCCGCACTGCTCAACGCCGGGCCGTACGCGCGCCGCGAGGTCGCCGTGCTCGCCGGCGACCCGGGGTTCCCCGGCGCACAGCGCCTCGCCGACGGGCGTACGGCCGTCCTCGCGGAGACCGGACCGCTGGCCTCCGGCGGCGCGGCAGAGGCCCGCGAGCCCGTCACGGCCCGCGCACAGGACGGCGGATTCGTCCTCGACAACGGGGTGCTGACCGTCGTCGTGGACCGGCGCGGCCTGGTCACCTCGGTGTACGACCACGCGGCACGGCGGGAGGCGATCGCCCCCGGCGCCGTCGGCAACCTCCTCCAGCTCCACCCCGACGACCCGAACTTGTGGTCCGCGTGGAACATCGACTCGTACTACCGCGACGTCGTGCACGACGTCGACACGTGCGAGTCGGTGGCACTCGCGGACGAGGGCCCGCTGCTCGCGTCGGTGCGCGTCGAGCGCGTTCACGGCGACTCGCGGTTCGTCCAGCACATCGAACTCGCCGCCGAGAGCCGCCAGGTGACCGTCCGCAACGATATCGACTGGCAGGAACGCGACACGGTGCTGAAGGCGGCCTGGCCGCTGGACGTGCACGCGGAACGGGAGAGCGCGGAGATCCAGTTCGGCCATGTGCAGCGGCCCACCCACGAGAACACCAGCTGGGACGCCGCCCGCTTCGAACTGTGGGCGCACCGCTGGGTGCATGTGGGCGAGCGGCGCTGGGGCGCCGCACTGCTGACCGACTCGACCTACGGGCACGACGTGCGCCGCGACACCCGCCAGGACGGCGGGACCACCACGACGCTGCGCCTGACCCTGCTGCGCTCCCCGCACAGCCCCGACCCGCAGGCCGACCGGGGCACCCACCGCTTCGGCTACGCGCTGCTGGCCGGCGCCGGGATCGAGGAGGCCGTCGCGGGCGGCTACGCGCTGAACCTGCCGCTGCGGGCGGCCCCGGCGGAGACGGCCGCACTGGTCACGCTCGACACCACGGATGTGGTGGTGGAATCCGTCAAGCTCGCCGACGACCGGAGCGGCGACGTCGTGGTCCGGCTGTACGAGGCGTGCGGGGGAGCGGTCAGGGCCGGCCTGAGCGCCGGATTCCCGCTCGCCGGGGCACAGGACTGCGACCTGCTGGAGCAGCCGGAGCGCGAGCTGGCGCCGGAGGACGGGGCCGTCGCCCTCGCGTTCCGGCCCTTCCAGATCCGTACGCTGCGCCTGCGACCGGCGGCGAGGAAGTGA
- a CDS encoding ROK family transcriptional regulator produces the protein MTSKTASTEKGAIRRGTNLPRMGDFNESVILDAIRRRGRGGLSRVELAQATGLSAQTVSNITRRLLDQGLARESGKHNTGSGKPRTLLEIVPTSRYAVGVHLDPAVITCVLVDLLGKVVAQRSRRTPSGGDTDGTVADMAASVSGIVAESGIDDGRILGLGIAAPGPIDVTAGWVVEPPELHGWGRYPLRDRLSEATGFPALLDKDVTAAVVAERWAGAATDSRNLLFFYLGTGSGMGLVVDDTVLRGVSGNAGEVGGLGAACSTRTLVEEAIALGVLGGEYTVLDPADAQSGLERLGRLAAEGDAQADGIIERLGLRVGRGVCAAATLLDVDSIVFGGPAWHVLGERLLATIEPMVARSPFVRATHATTVASTTLGENVAAVGAASLVLDRALSAQPRSLLLG, from the coding sequence TTGACGAGCAAGACGGCGAGCACGGAGAAGGGCGCCATCCGGCGTGGCACCAACCTGCCGAGGATGGGGGACTTCAACGAGTCCGTGATCCTCGACGCCATCCGCCGGCGGGGGCGCGGCGGCCTGAGCCGGGTGGAGCTCGCGCAGGCCACCGGGCTGTCCGCGCAGACCGTCTCCAACATCACCCGACGCCTGCTGGACCAGGGCCTCGCCCGCGAGTCGGGCAAGCACAACACCGGCAGCGGAAAGCCCCGCACCCTGCTGGAGATCGTCCCCACCTCCCGGTACGCGGTGGGTGTCCATCTCGACCCCGCCGTGATCACCTGCGTCCTGGTGGACCTGCTCGGGAAGGTCGTGGCCCAGCGCAGCCGGCGTACCCCCAGTGGCGGCGACACCGACGGCACCGTCGCGGACATGGCCGCGTCCGTGTCCGGGATCGTGGCGGAGTCCGGGATCGACGACGGACGGATCCTCGGCCTCGGCATCGCCGCGCCGGGCCCCATCGACGTCACCGCGGGGTGGGTGGTGGAGCCGCCCGAACTGCATGGCTGGGGCCGCTATCCGCTGCGCGACCGGCTCAGCGAGGCGACCGGGTTCCCGGCCCTGCTCGACAAGGACGTCACGGCCGCCGTCGTCGCCGAGCGCTGGGCGGGAGCGGCCACCGACAGCCGCAACCTGCTCTTCTTCTACCTCGGTACGGGGTCCGGCATGGGGCTGGTGGTGGACGACACCGTGCTGCGCGGCGTCTCCGGGAACGCGGGCGAGGTGGGCGGGCTCGGCGCCGCCTGCTCGACGCGGACCCTGGTCGAGGAGGCCATCGCCCTCGGCGTGCTCGGGGGCGAGTACACCGTGCTCGATCCGGCCGACGCGCAGAGCGGCCTGGAGCGCCTCGGGCGGCTCGCCGCGGAGGGGGACGCCCAGGCGGACGGCATCATCGAGCGCCTGGGGCTGCGCGTCGGCCGGGGGGTGTGCGCGGCGGCGACCCTCCTCGACGTCGACAGCATCGTCTTCGGCGGACCTGCCTGGCACGTGCTGGGTGAGCGTCTCCTGGCCACCATCGAGCCGATGGTGGCCAGGTCCCCGTTCGTCAGGGCGACCCATGCCACGACCGTCGCCTCGACCACCCTGGGCGAGAACGTGGCCGCCGTCGGTGCGGCCTCCCTCGTCCTGGACCGGGCGCTCTCCGCCCAGCCGAGGTCGCTGCTGCTGGGCTGA
- a CDS encoding aldo/keto reductase produces MSSIPTITLNNGVTMPQLGFGVFQVPDEETTAAVATALDAGYRSIDTAAVYGNERGVGRALAESDIARDELFITTKLWNADQGYDSALTAFDASLDKLGLDHVDLYLIHWPTPARDLYSETWRALEKLLADGRTRAIGVSNFQPAHLERLLKSASVVPAVNQIELHPGLQQRELRDFHARHGIATEAWSPLAQGAVLSDEAVVSLAAKHGRSPAQIVLRWHLQTGNVVIPKSVTEARIRENLDVFGFRLSTEDIEALTALDRALRTGPDSDTLN; encoded by the coding sequence ATGAGCTCCATCCCGACCATCACCCTCAACAACGGCGTCACCATGCCGCAGCTCGGCTTCGGGGTCTTCCAGGTCCCCGACGAGGAGACCACCGCCGCCGTCGCCACGGCCCTCGATGCCGGATACCGCAGCATCGACACCGCCGCGGTCTACGGCAACGAGCGGGGCGTCGGCCGCGCGCTCGCCGAATCCGACATCGCCCGTGACGAGCTGTTCATCACCACCAAGCTGTGGAACGCCGACCAGGGCTACGACTCCGCGCTGACCGCTTTCGACGCCTCCCTGGACAAGCTCGGGCTCGATCACGTCGACCTCTACCTGATCCACTGGCCGACCCCGGCCCGCGACCTCTACTCAGAGACCTGGCGCGCCCTGGAGAAGCTCCTCGCGGACGGGCGCACCCGCGCCATCGGCGTCTCCAACTTCCAGCCCGCCCACCTGGAGCGCCTGCTGAAGAGCGCCTCCGTCGTCCCTGCCGTCAACCAGATCGAGCTGCACCCCGGCCTCCAGCAGCGGGAACTGCGCGACTTCCACGCCCGCCACGGCATCGCCACCGAGGCCTGGAGCCCGCTCGCCCAGGGCGCCGTCCTGAGCGACGAGGCAGTCGTCTCGCTCGCGGCGAAGCACGGCAGGAGCCCGGCCCAGATCGTCCTGCGCTGGCACCTGCAGACCGGCAACGTGGTCATCCCCAAGTCGGTGACCGAGGCCCGCATCCGCGAGAACCTCGACGTCTTCGGCTTCAGGCTGAGCACCGAGGACATCGAGGCCCTCACCGCCCTGGACCGCGCCCTGCGCACCGGCCCGGACTCCGACACCCTCAACTGA
- a CDS encoding aldo/keto reductase, whose amino-acid sequence MTIRSLLPGRIGFGTAPLGNMFRAIPDEEAAATVQAAWDQGIRYFDTAPLYGAGLAEIRLGHVLADKPREEYVLSTKVGRVILDEVEDPASRRLGEKGALFEHGRPNRIVNDYSADATLRSVEDSLKRLGTDRLDIVWVHDIAQDFYGDDWLAMYESARTGAFRALTRLREEGVIKAWGLGVNKVEPLEMTLDLDEPRPDAFLLAGRYTLLDHSRALQRLLPAAAERDVDIVVGGPYSSGILAGGNHYEYAEAPAGIVEKVSRIKALAQEHGIGIKSAALQFVLAHPAVAAAIPGATRPSRIAEDLGALTENVSYAFWKSLRDQKIIAHDAPVPVREAS is encoded by the coding sequence ATGACCATCCGCTCCCTGCTGCCCGGCCGCATCGGCTTCGGCACCGCGCCCCTGGGCAACATGTTCCGCGCCATCCCCGACGAAGAGGCCGCCGCCACCGTGCAGGCCGCCTGGGACCAGGGCATCCGCTACTTCGACACCGCCCCGCTGTACGGCGCAGGCCTCGCCGAGATCCGCCTCGGCCACGTCCTCGCCGACAAGCCGCGCGAGGAGTACGTCCTGTCCACCAAGGTCGGCCGGGTCATCCTCGACGAGGTCGAGGACCCCGCGAGCCGCCGACTCGGAGAAAAGGGCGCCCTCTTCGAGCACGGACGCCCCAACAGGATCGTCAACGACTACAGCGCCGACGCGACGCTGCGTTCCGTCGAGGACAGCCTCAAGCGCCTCGGGACGGACCGCCTCGACATCGTCTGGGTCCACGACATCGCCCAGGACTTCTACGGCGACGACTGGCTGGCCATGTACGAGAGCGCCCGCACCGGTGCGTTCCGCGCCCTGACCCGGCTGCGCGAGGAGGGGGTCATCAAGGCCTGGGGGCTCGGCGTCAACAAGGTCGAACCGCTGGAGATGACACTGGACCTGGACGAGCCCCGCCCCGACGCGTTCCTCCTCGCCGGCCGCTACACCCTGCTCGACCACTCACGGGCCCTGCAGCGCCTGCTGCCCGCCGCGGCCGAGCGCGACGTCGACATCGTCGTCGGCGGACCCTACAGCTCCGGCATCCTCGCCGGCGGCAACCACTACGAGTACGCCGAGGCGCCCGCCGGCATCGTCGAGAAGGTGAGCCGGATCAAGGCACTGGCGCAGGAGCACGGCATCGGCATCAAGTCCGCCGCGCTCCAGTTCGTCCTGGCGCACCCGGCCGTCGCCGCGGCCATCCCCGGCGCGACCCGCCCCAGCCGCATAGCCGAGGATCTCGGCGCCCTCACCGAGAACGTGTCGTACGCCTTCTGGAAGTCACTGCGGGACCAGAAGATCATCGCCCATGACGCACCCGTTCCGGTGCGGGAGGCGTCATGA
- a CDS encoding SRPBCC family protein — MTATTVTLTTAWSADRVWQLIGGFGSLPDWLPYIKESRLGEGARLRTLTNEEGGVIVERLESFDEQARSYAYSIVRAPFPVTGYRSTLQVVDLGAAGSRVEWSGTFTPDGVADGEATALFEGIYRDGLAALEKTLAA; from the coding sequence ATGACCGCCACCACCGTCACCCTCACCACCGCGTGGTCCGCGGACCGGGTCTGGCAGCTCATCGGCGGTTTCGGCTCCCTGCCGGACTGGCTCCCGTACATCAAGGAGAGCCGGCTCGGCGAGGGTGCCCGGCTGCGCACTCTGACGAACGAGGAGGGCGGCGTCATCGTGGAACGCCTGGAGTCCTTCGACGAGCAGGCCCGCAGCTACGCCTACTCCATAGTCCGGGCCCCCTTCCCGGTCACGGGCTACCGCTCCACGCTCCAGGTTGTCGACCTGGGCGCGGCGGGGTCCAGGGTGGAGTGGTCGGGAACGTTCACGCCGGACGGAGTCGCCGACGGCGAGGCGACCGCCCTCTTCGAGGGCATCTACCGCGACGGACTCGCCGCACTGGAGAAGACCCTCGCCGCCTGA
- a CDS encoding HAD-IA family hydrolase produces MTTSHPSGRAFDAVLCDFDNVIRFYDTTRLTSLERLAGLAPGTTMEVAFAPETDLPLLLGEITQKQWVESIALGLSCRVPRARAHELGAALAEAPFRADEAVVGLLRRARAHMPLVLVTNATLELESDLVSLGLADFADHVVSSARVGVAKPDPKIYEIAAERAGVTVDRCLFVDDRLENIEAAVALGMTGVHYRGPADLQSALGSLLDG; encoded by the coding sequence GTGACGACTTCTCATCCCTCCGGCAGGGCCTTCGACGCGGTGCTGTGCGATTTCGACAACGTGATCCGGTTCTATGACACGACGCGGTTGACGAGCCTGGAGCGCCTCGCGGGGCTGGCCCCGGGCACGACCATGGAAGTGGCCTTCGCGCCGGAGACGGATCTGCCACTGCTCCTCGGTGAGATCACGCAGAAGCAGTGGGTGGAGTCCATCGCGCTCGGCCTGTCCTGCCGGGTGCCACGGGCGCGGGCTCACGAACTGGGCGCGGCGCTTGCCGAGGCGCCGTTCCGCGCCGACGAGGCGGTGGTGGGCCTGCTCCGTCGGGCGCGCGCTCACATGCCCCTGGTCCTGGTGACCAACGCGACCCTGGAGTTGGAGAGCGATCTGGTGTCGCTGGGGCTGGCGGACTTCGCGGACCACGTCGTGAGCAGTGCCCGGGTGGGGGTGGCCAAGCCGGACCCGAAGATCTACGAGATCGCTGCCGAGCGGGCCGGCGTCACCGTGGACCGATGCCTTTTCGTGGACGACCGGCTGGAGAACATCGAAGCCGCGGTCGCGCTCGGGATGACCGGCGTGCACTACCGCGGACCAGCAGACCTCCAGTCGGCGCTCGGGTCCCTGCTGGACGGCTGA
- a CDS encoding MarR family transcriptional regulator — MNEDLDPGKVAASLLVGVGALLRRVRQVPTGGGLTMPERTALSHLERSGPTTSSALARDVQITAQAMGATLAALRSRGLVERSPDPDDGRRVVLTVSQAGRRELKDKRNARTELIAQALAGGAFTPAELEQLAAAGPLLDRLAQNI, encoded by the coding sequence ATGAATGAAGATCTGGATCCCGGAAAGGTCGCCGCCTCCCTGCTCGTGGGCGTCGGCGCGCTGCTGCGGCGTGTGCGGCAGGTGCCCACCGGGGGCGGGCTCACGATGCCCGAGCGGACCGCTCTGTCGCATCTGGAGCGTTCGGGGCCCACCACGTCCTCCGCGCTGGCCCGGGACGTGCAGATCACCGCCCAGGCCATGGGGGCGACGCTCGCCGCGCTGAGGTCCAGGGGCCTGGTCGAGCGCAGCCCCGACCCGGACGACGGCAGGCGCGTGGTGCTGACGGTGAGCCAGGCCGGCCGGCGGGAGCTGAAGGACAAGCGCAACGCGCGCACCGAGCTCATCGCCCAGGCCCTGGCCGGCGGCGCGTTCACTCCGGCCGAGCTGGAACAGCTCGCGGCGGCAGGGCCACTGCTGGACCGGCTGGCCCAGAACATCTGA